A stretch of the Candidatus Berkelbacteria bacterium genome encodes the following:
- the topA gene encoding type I DNA topoisomerase, translating to MRLLEPIVMPAKHLVIVESPAKGKTIERYLGKDFHVLASYGHVRDLPEHNLGVDVEHKFKPTYVIPQKAKKTISALKTALKGADSLYLATDYDREGEAIAWHILEALNLEKMKIPVARITFHEITKSALQAAIKKPRSLDLNLVNAQQARRILDRLVGYTLSPFLWKKVMKGLSAGRVQSVAVRLVVDREREIKAFVPQEHWSLEALLATRKKEEFRASLAEFKGKKLDKLGIKTEKEARALESALAGVTYQVKLVEEKEITKRPSPPFTTSTLQQQASHRLHFSAKQTMKLAQDLYEAGHITYMRTDSTNLAGEAISATRGYIEKTFGANYLPSVPQYYRTKSKGAQEAHEAIRPTDATKQSSDLNLPSDKHAKLYELIWQRMIACQMAPARLKATTALIQAGEGIFKAHGNVVAFDGYLRVWPSDRTDSILPKLASNDSLTLQEFFTEQHFTEPPARYSEATLVKALEEHGIGRPSTYAPIISTIQDRGYVQLFERRFQPTETGEIVTNLLVEHFPEIVDLTFTASMEKKLDQVAEGEQDWTKLLGDFYTPFDHKLEVKQKEVEKLDLTEKTDKTCPKCGKPLIIRRGRFGRFLACTGFPECRHTEAIVEKTGIQCPECGQGELIEKKTRRGKTFWGCERYPECKHATWNDPRSHESSS from the coding sequence TTGCGTTTACTAGAACCCATTGTTATGCCAGCCAAACATCTTGTCATTGTCGAGTCGCCTGCTAAGGGTAAGACGATTGAGCGCTATTTGGGCAAGGATTTTCACGTTCTGGCTTCATACGGACATGTGCGTGATTTGCCAGAGCATAACCTTGGTGTTGATGTCGAGCACAAGTTCAAACCAACGTATGTCATTCCGCAAAAAGCTAAGAAAACGATCAGCGCCTTAAAGACTGCCTTAAAGGGCGCTGACTCCCTTTATTTGGCAACAGACTATGATCGAGAAGGCGAGGCGATTGCCTGGCACATTCTTGAGGCGCTTAACCTCGAAAAGATGAAAATTCCTGTCGCTCGGATTACCTTCCATGAAATCACAAAATCGGCACTACAGGCGGCGATTAAAAAGCCGCGGTCTCTCGATCTTAACTTAGTTAATGCCCAACAGGCGCGACGGATTCTCGATCGTCTAGTCGGTTATACTTTAAGTCCGTTTTTGTGGAAAAAAGTAATGAAAGGTCTTTCGGCGGGGCGCGTGCAATCAGTTGCAGTGCGTTTGGTCGTTGACCGAGAGCGCGAGATTAAGGCTTTTGTGCCCCAAGAGCACTGGAGTCTTGAAGCGCTTTTGGCAACACGCAAAAAGGAAGAATTTCGAGCGTCGTTGGCTGAATTTAAGGGGAAGAAGCTTGATAAACTTGGAATTAAAACCGAAAAAGAGGCGCGCGCGCTTGAATCGGCGTTGGCTGGTGTGACTTACCAGGTTAAGTTGGTTGAAGAAAAAGAAATCACTAAACGCCCTTCGCCGCCGTTTACAACCTCCACTCTCCAGCAACAGGCCTCGCATCGTTTGCATTTTTCAGCCAAGCAGACCATGAAGCTTGCTCAGGATCTATATGAGGCCGGTCACATTACCTATATGCGTACCGACTCAACTAATCTGGCTGGCGAGGCTATTTCTGCCACCCGAGGATATATCGAAAAAACATTTGGCGCAAATTATCTTCCGTCTGTGCCTCAATACTACCGAACAAAAAGCAAAGGCGCTCAAGAAGCGCATGAAGCCATCCGCCCAACCGATGCAACCAAACAGAGTTCGGATTTAAACTTGCCTTCTGATAAACATGCAAAACTTTATGAATTGATTTGGCAGAGAATGATTGCTTGTCAGATGGCGCCCGCGCGCCTTAAAGCGACGACCGCCTTAATTCAGGCTGGAGAAGGAATTTTTAAGGCGCATGGCAACGTCGTGGCTTTCGACGGTTATCTAAGGGTCTGGCCGAGTGATCGAACTGATTCAATTCTACCCAAGTTAGCATCGAATGATTCGCTCACCCTACAAGAATTTTTTACAGAACAGCATTTTACCGAACCGCCGGCTCGTTATTCAGAAGCAACTCTCGTTAAGGCGCTTGAGGAACATGGCATTGGTCGACCGAGCACTTACGCGCCAATCATCAGCACAATTCAAGATCGAGGCTATGTTCAGCTATTTGAGCGTCGTTTTCAGCCGACTGAAACCGGCGAGATTGTGACTAATCTGCTCGTTGAGCATTTTCCTGAAATTGTGGACTTAACCTTCACCGCCTCAATGGAAAAAAAGCTCGATCAAGTCGCTGAAGGCGAACAGGATTGGACTAAACTTCTAGGTGATTTTTACACACCTTTTGACCACAAACTTGAAGTTAAGCAAAAGGAAGTTGAAAAACTTGATCTTACTGAAAAAACCGACAAAACTTGTCCAAAATGCGGCAAGCCACTCATTATTCGTCGGGGCCGATTCGGTCGATTTTTAGCTTGTACGGGTTTCCCAGAGTGTCGGCATACTGAAGCCATTGTGGAAAAAACAGGGATTCAATGCCCTGAATGTGGTCAGGGCGAGCTCATCGAAAAGAAGACTCGTCGAGGTAAGACTTTTTGGGGCTGTGAGCGGTACCCAGAATGCAAACATGCCACTTGGAATGACCCGCGTAGTCATGAATCATCTTCCTAA